Proteins co-encoded in one Methanobrevibacter gottschalkii DSM 11977 genomic window:
- a CDS encoding STT3 domain-containing protein, with amino-acid sequence MNKETKMTIVKSVFIILILLAVVFALKMPAADLPLITDEAKGEYVDSSGLPYFSEMDSYYNLRLTEDYIDHGYVGDQIINGSEWDMHRYAPTGNQINYELGIVYVTSFLHDIFGGDHSVREIAFWTGAIISTLAVIPAYIFSRRLTNEYGAIVATLIIALAPNYFAHTFPGFFDTDMFYYIFSLFFIFFFVESIRAKKIAYKLLFAILSIISIGLFSQSWTGYIFYIGLMGIFSIVYLIACYYFNIGEDSQDEYSSKLHWFINQNALKSILILGIIGFIGLAIFKGLDGVTGLFGSLLSLLSLQSASRVVGGFPNVLVSVAEMQIPSMLGSGMNSLFLANTNGAVNGIGGIGVLFAGLTVAYLFVRNIFRIKGNSVKTESNVKPQKSERLSSSKRLDNKRKLKIDLSRYNLEFVSDILSDKKLTLLYGTLFIVWLVVTALAVTRGSRFITTIVLPFALLTGIFVSIAMEYIRNKITDDRILLAITAIAAIFVAVPVSTVNSIFAILVFVAIVGIGAVSIYVLKPKATSGRKLPIKKHIAIIAIVLALVTPCICGAFLTSESVVPGTSDSMWNAMTWVNETQSDDTVLTSWWDFGYLFEIAADKQVTFDGGSQSGDRAFWLGQAMTTDNLELSAGIFRMLDTTGDKAVESLVNITEDTGKSVDILIDILPMKSDDAQKTLQSKYHLTAAQANEVVQYSHPKNPRPVIFVASSDMLQKAGWWSYFGAWNFTNQSSENYNYYVPTEQVKVNPGSTGKLALLDDQGMTVNAVIQRGSGNNSTTAYTEAVYTDSGKQIMVNDTPYNPLNISNLMVIEDGYVMKNQSVGNVKDANYTLLLIGEKNQYTPILMSNELANSMFTRLYLYGGAGQNIFENVHTENGVMLFKVNFNNTAAGA; translated from the coding sequence ATGAATAAAGAAACAAAGATGACAATAGTCAAATCAGTTTTTATTATTTTAATTCTGCTCGCAGTTGTTTTTGCTCTTAAAATGCCTGCTGCTGATTTACCTTTAATTACTGATGAAGCTAAAGGAGAATATGTTGATTCTTCAGGTCTTCCTTATTTCAGTGAAATGGATTCATATTATAACTTAAGGTTGACTGAAGATTATATTGATCATGGTTATGTTGGTGATCAAATAATAAATGGTAGTGAGTGGGATATGCACAGGTATGCTCCTACTGGTAATCAGATTAATTATGAACTAGGTATTGTGTATGTAACTTCTTTCTTGCATGATATCTTTGGAGGAGATCACTCAGTTAGAGAAATAGCATTCTGGACAGGAGCTATTATATCAACACTTGCAGTAATTCCAGCGTATATTTTCTCAAGAAGGTTAACTAATGAGTATGGTGCAATTGTAGCAACACTTATTATAGCTCTTGCTCCAAACTACTTTGCACATACATTTCCGGGATTTTTTGATACAGATATGTTCTATTACATATTTTCATTGTTCTTCATATTCTTCTTTGTAGAGAGTATAAGAGCGAAAAAAATAGCATATAAATTGCTATTTGCAATTTTATCAATTATATCTATTGGATTGTTCTCACAATCATGGACAGGTTATATATTTTACATAGGACTTATGGGAATATTTTCAATTGTTTATTTAATCGCTTGTTATTACTTTAATATTGGTGAAGATTCTCAAGATGAATATTCAAGTAAATTACATTGGTTTATTAACCAAAATGCTTTAAAATCCATTTTGATTTTGGGAATTATTGGATTCATTGGTCTTGCAATATTCAAAGGGTTAGATGGTGTAACTGGATTATTCGGAAGCTTACTTTCATTACTTTCATTACAATCCGCTTCCAGAGTTGTTGGCGGTTTCCCTAATGTACTTGTTTCTGTTGCAGAGATGCAAATTCCATCCATGCTTGGAAGCGGTATGAATTCATTATTTTTAGCTAACACTAATGGTGCTGTAAACGGTATTGGTGGTATTGGTGTTTTATTTGCTGGATTAACAGTTGCATATTTATTCGTAAGAAACATATTCAGGATTAAGGGAAATTCTGTTAAAACAGAATCCAATGTTAAACCACAAAAATCTGAAAGGTTATCCTCATCTAAAAGACTTGATAATAAACGTAAACTTAAAATTGATTTAAGCAGATATAATCTTGAATTTGTATCTGATATTTTATCTGATAAAAAATTAACACTTTTATATGGTACTTTGTTTATTGTATGGCTTGTAGTAACTGCTCTTGCTGTAACAAGAGGTTCAAGATTTATTACTACAATTGTATTGCCATTTGCTCTTTTAACAGGCATATTTGTAAGTATTGCGATGGAATATATTAGAAATAAAATAACCGATGATAGGATTTTATTGGCTATCACTGCAATTGCAGCTATTTTTGTTGCAGTTCCAGTTTCTACTGTCAATTCCATTTTTGCGATTTTGGTGTTTGTTGCTATTGTGGGCATTGGTGCAGTATCTATTTATGTGCTCAAACCAAAAGCTACATCTGGAAGGAAACTTCCAATTAAAAAGCACATTGCAATAATTGCTATTGTACTTGCTTTAGTAACTCCATGTATTTGTGGTGCTTTCTTAACTTCTGAATCTGTTGTTCCAGGCACAAGCGATTCAATGTGGAATGCAATGACTTGGGTTAATGAAACTCAGAGTGATGATACTGTATTGACATCTTGGTGGGACTTTGGTTACCTCTTTGAGATTGCTGCAGATAAACAAGTAACATTCGATGGAGGTTCACAATCTGGAGATCGTGCATTTTGGCTTGGCCAGGCCATGACAACGGATAATCTGGAATTGTCTGCAGGTATATTTAGAATGCTTGATACAACAGGTGATAAAGCTGTTGAATCATTAGTGAATATTACCGAGGATACCGGTAAATCAGTTGATATTTTAATTGATATTTTACCAATGAAATCAGATGATGCTCAAAAAACATTACAAAGTAAGTATCACTTAACAGCGGCTCAAGCAAATGAGGTAGTCCAATATTCACACCCTAAAAATCCACGTCCTGTAATATTTGTCGCATCTTCTGATATGCTTCAAAAAGCTGGCTGGTGGAGTTACTTCGGTGCTTGGAACTTTACAAACCAAAGCTCTGAAAACTACAATTACTATGTTCCAACAGAGCAGGTAAAAGTTAATCCGGGTTCAACTGGTAAACTGGCATTACTTGATGATCAGGGTATGACTGTAAATGCTGTAATCCAAAGAGGCTCTGGCAACAATTCAACTACTGCATATACTGAAGCTGTTTATACTGATAGTGGAAAACAGATTATGGTAAATGATACTCCATACAATCCATTGAATATTTCAAACTTAATGGTTATTGAAGATGGATATGTCATGAAGAATCAGTCTGTTGGAAATGTAAAAGATGCAAACTACACACTCCTTTTAATTGGTGAAAAGAATCAATACACTCCAATTTTAATGAGTAATGAGCTAGCGAACTCAATGTTTACTAGATTATACTTATATGGTGGAGCCGGTCAAAACATTTTTGAAAATGTCCATACGGAAAATGGAGTGATGTTGTTTAAAGTAAACTTTAATAATACGGCTGCTGGTGCTTAA
- a CDS encoding OBG GTPase family GTP-binding protein — MGIEEKIKDIEDEIQKTPYNKATSHHIGKLKAKLSKLKEESLQRSSGGHKGQGFHVKKTGDATVVLVGFPSVGKSTLLNEITNAESKVGAYQFTTLDIVPGVMEHKNAKIQVFDIPGIITGASSGKGRGKEILSVARTADLILIVLDTLNPQHLDVILNELRNIGIRPNEKEPDVTVKRKKLGGIHISSTCPLTHLDEKIIRSIINEYGMHNADILFRDDVTMDQFIDVLDRNKSYVPMKILLNKVDLVDDSYLEELKKYIPDFIPISADKKTNIDELKDIIFDNLNLVRVYLKPQGRKADMNDPLVIKKGTTVIGACRKLHREFVKNFRHAKVWGTSVKFPGQKVGPDHVLDDEDVLRIILKK, encoded by the coding sequence ATGGGGATAGAGGAGAAAATAAAAGATATTGAAGATGAAATACAAAAGACACCATATAATAAAGCTACTTCACATCATATAGGTAAGCTTAAAGCTAAATTATCTAAATTAAAAGAAGAATCATTACAAAGAAGTAGCGGTGGCCATAAAGGTCAAGGATTTCACGTTAAAAAAACTGGGGATGCAACTGTTGTACTTGTTGGATTTCCATCAGTTGGTAAATCTACTCTCTTAAATGAAATTACTAACGCTGAAAGTAAGGTTGGAGCTTACCAATTCACAACATTGGATATTGTTCCGGGTGTTATGGAACATAAAAATGCAAAAATCCAGGTGTTTGATATTCCAGGAATTATTACAGGAGCAAGTAGCGGTAAAGGTAGAGGAAAAGAAATTTTATCCGTTGCAAGAACTGCAGATTTAATTTTAATCGTTCTTGATACTTTAAACCCACAGCATTTGGATGTGATTTTAAATGAATTGAGAAACATTGGTATCAGACCTAATGAAAAGGAACCTGATGTAACTGTCAAAAGGAAAAAACTTGGTGGCATTCACATTTCATCAACCTGTCCGCTTACTCATTTGGATGAAAAGATTATCAGATCCATCATTAATGAGTATGGTATGCATAATGCAGACATACTTTTCCGTGATGATGTGACTATGGATCAATTTATTGATGTTCTTGATAGAAATAAATCATATGTTCCGATGAAAATCTTATTAAATAAGGTGGATCTTGTAGATGATTCATACCTTGAGGAACTCAAGAAATACATTCCAGATTTCATTCCAATTTCTGCGGATAAAAAAACTAACATTGATGAGTTAAAGGATATTATTTTTGACAATCTTAATTTGGTTAGGGTTTATTTAAAACCCCAAGGTAGAAAGGCGGACATGAACGATCCGTTGGTCATTAAAAAAGGCACAACCGTAATTGGTGCATGCCGCAAACTTCACCGCGAGTTTGTGAAAAATTTCCGTCATGCTAAGGTCTGGGGAACATCAGTTAAATTCCCAGGTCAAAAAGTAGGTCCTGACCATGTACTTGATGACGAAGATGTTTTAAGAATTATTCTTAAAAAATAA
- a CDS encoding adenylate kinase family protein, with the protein MSEAIFITGTPCTGKTTVSEVLSSKLNCKLIKINDLAIENDFVLGIDEEKGYRIIDIEALDEKVSEIISESDELIIFEGHLAHLCSGADKVIVLRVNPDILRPRLEARDYSESKIRENLEAEAMGVCTSEAFEEYGDKISEIDVSKLSIEETVNVISYVIEDKLDFPVGEVDFMDWLISNF; encoded by the coding sequence ATGAGTGAAGCTATTTTTATAACTGGTACTCCATGCACTGGAAAAACAACTGTCAGTGAAGTATTGTCTTCTAAATTAAACTGCAAGTTAATTAAGATTAATGATTTGGCTATTGAAAATGATTTTGTTTTAGGGATTGATGAGGAGAAAGGATATAGAATCATTGATATTGAGGCACTTGATGAGAAAGTTTCAGAGATTATTTCTGAAAGTGATGAGTTAATTATATTTGAAGGGCATTTGGCTCATTTATGCTCAGGAGCAGATAAAGTAATAGTTTTGAGAGTGAATCCTGATATTCTACGTCCAAGACTTGAAGCTCGTGATTATTCTGAAAGCAAGATTCGTGAAAACTTGGAAGCCGAAGCAATGGGAGTATGTACTTCAGAGGCTTTTGAAGAATATGGTGATAAAATTTCTGAAATTGATGTTAGCAAATTGTCAATTGAAGAGACTGTTAATGTAATTTCATATGTGATTGAAGATAAACTAGATTTTCCAGTTGGTGAAGTTGATTTCATGGACTGGTTAATTTCAAACTTTTAA
- a CDS encoding transglutaminase-like domain-containing protein, with protein sequence MFVRDEIPHSWDIETNIVSRTASDVLENKTGICWTKSCLLAALLRANKIPSGISYQLLTRADDASEGYMIHALNTVYLKDFNKWIRLDARGNKENVNAQFSLDEECLAYSIRSELGEIDYHDNHADLDDRLVNVLNESESILEISTDFEF encoded by the coding sequence ATGTTTGTTAGGGATGAAATTCCTCACTCATGGGATATTGAAACAAATATAGTTTCAAGAACCGCCAGTGATGTGCTTGAAAATAAAACTGGAATCTGCTGGACAAAATCATGTCTTCTTGCAGCACTTCTAAGAGCAAATAAAATTCCATCAGGCATCAGTTATCAACTGCTTACAAGAGCGGATGATGCAAGTGAAGGTTATATGATTCATGCATTAAACACAGTGTATTTAAAAGATTTTAATAAATGGATTAGGCTTGATGCTCGGGGAAATAAAGAAAATGTAAATGCGCAGTTTAGCTTGGATGAAGAATGTTTGGCATATTCAATTAGAAGTGAATTGGGTGAAATTGACTATCATGACAATCATGCAGATTTGGATGATAGATTGGTTAATGTCCTGAATGAAAGTGAAAGCATATTGGAAATCTCAACAGACTTTGAATTTTAG
- a CDS encoding winged helix-turn-helix transcriptional regulator, with translation MNNDKKAEKCPMELAMELISRKWVIQILRDMFFGKKRFNEFKDGKPNLSNKVLSNCLKEMEENGLISRNNDEDKQIIEYTLTDKGKKLNKVVYELAMFTLTTDLGNEFYDDETKIELENIFKNTLINN, from the coding sequence ATGAATAATGATAAAAAAGCAGAAAAATGCCCAATGGAACTTGCCATGGAATTGATTAGCAGAAAATGGGTTATTCAAATCTTGAGAGATATGTTTTTTGGAAAAAAACGTTTCAATGAATTTAAAGATGGAAAACCTAATCTATCTAATAAAGTTTTAAGCAATTGTCTAAAAGAAATGGAAGAAAACGGACTTATCTCTAGAAACAACGATGAAGATAAGCAAATTATTGAATACACATTAACTGATAAAGGGAAAAAACTTAATAAGGTAGTTTATGAACTCGCAATGTTTACATTAACTACCGATTTGGGCAATGAATTCTATGATGATGAAACTAAAATCGAATTAGAGAACATATTCAAAAATACATTGATAAACAATTAG
- the acgM gene encoding radical SAM/SPASM domain protein, ACGX system: MADFFAFQWHILDDCDQRCKHCYIFSEENDKELITMKYEDMEIVLDNCLKFCLKTNRTPYFSITGGDPILHPDFWQLLEMLHEKKIHYSILGNPFHITDEVAKRLKSLSCRQYQLSLDGLRDTHDYFRKPGSFDITLEKIRILQDAGVRASIMTTVSKTNIDEIPDLIDVVVENNACLFSFARYCPTSLEKAAQMTSEEYKNLLAKVWEKYNEYKDSKTFFTLKDHLWTLFLYEKGLYEIPENLNDDIVYDGCNCGNSHLTILPSGDVFACRRMDSKVGNALNESIYDIFMGDNMDEYRQFEKFEKCSRCELLRFCRGCPAVSYGTTHDMYSPDPQCWKVVL; encoded by the coding sequence ATGGCTGATTTTTTTGCATTTCAATGGCATATCCTTGATGACTGTGACCAGCGATGCAAGCATTGCTATATTTTTTCAGAAGAAAATGACAAGGAATTAATAACAATGAAATATGAGGATATGGAAATTGTTTTAGATAACTGCTTAAAATTCTGCCTGAAAACAAACAGGACACCATATTTCAGCATTACTGGAGGAGACCCGATTCTTCATCCTGATTTTTGGCAATTGCTTGAAATGTTGCACGAAAAGAAGATTCACTATTCAATACTGGGAAACCCCTTTCATATTACCGATGAAGTTGCAAAAAGACTTAAAAGCTTAAGCTGCAGGCAGTATCAACTGTCTTTGGATGGTCTAAGAGACACCCATGACTATTTTAGAAAACCCGGTTCGTTTGACATTACACTTGAAAAAATTAGAATCTTGCAGGATGCAGGAGTCAGAGCCAGCATCATGACGACAGTTTCCAAGACAAACATTGATGAAATTCCAGATTTGATTGATGTCGTTGTTGAAAATAATGCATGTTTATTCAGCTTTGCAAGATATTGTCCGACAAGCCTTGAAAAAGCGGCACAAATGACTTCTGAAGAATATAAAAACCTTTTGGCAAAGGTATGGGAAAAATACAATGAATATAAAGACAGCAAAACATTTTTTACACTAAAGGATCATCTATGGACATTATTCTTATATGAAAAAGGGTTATATGAGATTCCAGAAAATTTGAATGATGATATTGTCTATGATGGATGCAATTGTGGAAACAGTCATTTGACAATTTTGCCGTCAGGTGATGTATTCGCATGTCGCAGAATGGACAGTAAGGTTGGAAATGCCTTAAATGAATCAATATATGATATTTTCATGGGTGATAATATGGATGAATACAGACAATTTGAAAAATTCGAAAAATGCAGCCGATGCGAATTGCTGAGATTCTGCAGAGGGTGTCCGGCGGTAAGTTACGGAACAACTCATGACATGTATTCTCCAGACCCCCAATGCTGGAAAGTGGTGTTATAA
- a CDS encoding zinc-binding dehydrogenase codes for MKAVVLEKTCNADELKVSEVEIPKVKDGWVLVKILGFGINRAEVILRDYEADEDYIELPVIPGIECVGKVVDSSNTRFKNGDRIAALMGGMGRSFDGGYAEYALLPEKIVFKIDEDVFDKLTLEEIIAIPETYFTAYGSLMSLNLVKDDTLLIRGATSALGLSAMQLANSMGCEIFATSRSEERFGKLKSNGADECFADDGCLAEKLNCDKVLELIGPKTLEDSMKCINSGGICCVTGVLGGIEYMDEFDPIKIIPNGRYLTSFFSNYPTQEIMDNIFDFIIKNNIKPEISRVFYNLEDIGKAHTLMESNMAQGKIIFKLE; via the coding sequence ATGAAAGCAGTTGTTTTGGAAAAAACTTGTAATGCTGACGAGTTGAAAGTCAGCGAAGTTGAAATTCCTAAAGTTAAAGATGGTTGGGTTTTAGTTAAGATTCTAGGCTTTGGAATTAACAGGGCTGAAGTAATTTTAAGGGATTATGAAGCCGATGAAGATTATATTGAATTGCCTGTAATTCCCGGTATTGAATGCGTTGGAAAAGTAGTTGATTCATCAAATACTCGATTTAAAAACGGGGATAGGATAGCTGCACTTATGGGTGGAATGGGAAGAAGTTTTGATGGAGGATATGCCGAATATGCTCTACTTCCTGAAAAAATTGTCTTTAAAATTGATGAAGATGTTTTTGACAAATTGACATTGGAGGAAATAATAGCAATTCCTGAAACTTATTTCACTGCCTATGGGTCTTTAATGTCACTTAATCTTGTAAAGGATGATACTCTATTAATCAGAGGTGCAACCTCTGCATTGGGCCTTTCTGCAATGCAACTTGCAAACTCAATGGGATGTGAAATATTTGCAACGTCCAGAAGTGAAGAAAGATTTGGTAAGTTAAAGTCAAATGGTGCGGATGAGTGCTTTGCTGATGATGGTTGTTTGGCTGAAAAATTAAATTGTGATAAGGTACTGGAATTGATTGGCCCTAAAACTCTTGAAGATTCAATGAAATGCATTAACAGTGGAGGAATATGCTGTGTTACAGGTGTTTTGGGAGGTATTGAGTATATGGATGAATTCGATCCAATCAAGATTATCCCAAATGGCAGGTACTTGACTTCTTTTTTCAGCAATTATCCGACACAGGAGATAATGGACAACATATTTGATTTCATTATTAAAAATAACATCAAACCTGAAATTTCAAGAGTATTCTATAATTTGGAAGATATTGGAAAAGCTCATACTTTGATGGAGTCAAACATGGCTCAAGGAAAGATTATATTTAAATTGGAGTAG
- a CDS encoding pyridoxamine 5'-phosphate oxidase family protein — translation MVTKEECFKQLRDVIDAVLSTVDDNGNPQSRIIDIMHIEDDKIYFLTGRGKHVYSEIINHPKVSYLSLKDNKSIRISGEAHKLDNQKYWIDLIFENNPFMNNVYPGNARYILEPFCIEDYEMEFFDLTQKPIFRQSFKFGDVEITVKGFEITGDCIACGTCQACCPQQIPVFVDDKFEIPPEHCLHCGLCYENCPNDAIVKRE, via the coding sequence ATGGTTACTAAAGAAGAATGTTTTAAACAATTAAGAGATGTGATTGATGCGGTTTTATCCACTGTTGATGATAATGGCAATCCTCAATCAAGAATTATTGATATAATGCATATTGAAGATGATAAAATATATTTTCTAACTGGCCGTGGAAAACATGTTTATTCAGAAATAATAAATCATCCAAAGGTTAGTTATTTAAGCTTAAAAGACAATAAATCCATTAGAATTAGTGGTGAAGCTCATAAATTGGACAATCAAAAATATTGGATTGATTTAATATTTGAAAACAATCCATTTATGAATAATGTTTATCCGGGAAATGCGAGATATATTTTAGAACCTTTTTGCATTGAAGATTATGAAATGGAATTCTTTGATTTGACACAAAAGCCTATTTTCAGACAATCCTTCAAATTCGGTGATGTTGAAATAACAGTTAAGGGATTTGAGATAACTGGTGATTGTATTGCTTGCGGTACTTGTCAGGCATGTTGTCCGCAGCAGATTCCAGTTTTTGTTGACGATAAGTTTGAAATTCCGCCGGAACATTGTTTGCATTGTGGATTATGTTATGAAAATTGTCCGAATGATGCGATTGTTAAAAGGGAATAA
- a CDS encoding very short patch repair endonuclease produces the protein MVDTFSKETRSYVMSRIKCKDTKPEIIVRSYLFSRGLRFRKNDERYPGSPDIVLPKYKTIVFVHGCFWHLHEGCKYARIPKSNVDYWEKKLYRNRERDKHNQKELEKMGWNVITVWECELKKDKVEQTLEDLYAQITSKL, from the coding sequence ATGGTCGATACATTTAGCAAAGAGACTCGCAGTTATGTTATGTCAAGAATAAAATGCAAAGATACTAAACCAGAAATTATTGTTCGTAGTTATTTGTTCTCAAGAGGCCTTCGCTTCAGGAAGAACGATGAAAGATATCCTGGGAGTCCGGACATTGTCTTGCCAAAATATAAAACTATTGTGTTCGTTCATGGATGTTTTTGGCATCTCCATGAGGGATGCAAGTATGCGAGAATTCCAAAATCAAATGTTGATTACTGGGAAAAGAAACTTTACAGAAACAGAGAACGTGACAAACATAATCAGAAAGAATTAGAGAAAATGGGATGGAATGTCATCACTGTGTGGGAATGTGAATTGAAAAAAGATAAGGTTGAACAAACACTTGAGGATTTATACGCTCAAATAACTTCCAAACTGTAA
- a CDS encoding nucleotidyltransferase family protein, whose product MVFNIDDIKKRVIPIVIKYGINTFSLFGSYARGDANENSDLDFVMDKCDLKGLQYVSLVQDLEKEFNCHVDVISKGSSNKKIS is encoded by the coding sequence ATGGTTTTTAATATTGATGATATTAAAAAAAGAGTTATTCCAATTGTAATAAAGTATGGTATTAATACTTTTAGCCTTTTTGGATCTTATGCTCGAGGTGATGCTAATGAAAATAGTGATTTGGATTTTGTAATGGATAAATGTGATTTAAAAGGATTACAATATGTTTCTTTAGTCCAAGATTTGGAAAAGGAATTTAACTGTCATGTTGATGTTATCAGTAAAGGAAGTTCAAATAAAAAAATTTCTTGA
- a CDS encoding ATP-binding protein codes for MIKRELYLNQIRHLFGSDFIKVIVGLRRCGKTSLLKSIIGELQDKGVKKENIIYISFELVQYKNIFNAHQLDELILKLVEGLEGKIYLLFDEIQQVEFWEKSINSYQASFDCDIYITGSNSKLLSNELATLLSGRYVKINLYPFSFAEILQYKQEINGLKLNEMNLKELFNEYLLFGGMPGLLPIKDESTKINILHDIYDSIVINDVLSRYKINEIDLFMRFSYYLMNSTGQTFSKTSITNYLKNENKKTSRNTISNFTKYLEDSLFCKKVMRQDIIGKKLLKTEEKYYLADQGFHHALVDNNSDWLGRILENVVYNELIRRGYSVKIGKIKNKEIDFVCEKQDNKIYVQVAYLLSTPETIEREFSPLFDVPDKYRAYVLSMDEVNLSEGGIIHENIIDFLLDYEI; via the coding sequence ATGATTAAACGGGAATTATATTTAAATCAAATTCGTCATCTTTTTGGATCTGATTTTATTAAGGTGATTGTAGGATTGAGAAGATGTGGTAAAACTTCTTTACTAAAGAGCATTATTGGAGAACTTCAGGATAAAGGTGTTAAAAAAGAAAATATTATTTATATTTCCTTTGAGTTGGTTCAATATAAAAATATTTTTAATGCGCATCAATTGGATGAGCTTATTTTAAAATTGGTCGAAGGTCTTGAAGGTAAAATATATCTTCTTTTTGATGAAATTCAACAGGTGGAATTTTGGGAAAAATCAATCAACTCCTATCAGGCTTCATTTGACTGCGATATTTATATAACAGGGTCAAACTCTAAACTGTTGTCAAACGAATTGGCCACACTTCTTTCAGGTCGTTATGTTAAAATCAATTTGTATCCGTTCTCTTTTGCTGAAATTTTACAGTATAAGCAAGAAATTAATGGTTTGAAATTAAATGAAATGAATCTGAAAGAACTATTCAATGAATATTTGTTATTTGGGGGAATGCCTGGGTTGCTTCCGATTAAAGATGAATCAACTAAGATTAATATACTTCATGATATTTATGACTCCATTGTAATTAATGATGTTCTTTCACGATATAAGATTAATGAAATTGATTTATTCATGAGATTTTCTTATTATCTGATGAATTCAACCGGTCAAACATTCTCAAAAACAAGTATAACTAATTATTTGAAAAATGAAAATAAAAAAACTTCTAGAAATACAATATCAAATTTTACAAAATATCTTGAAGATTCGTTGTTCTGTAAAAAAGTAATGCGTCAGGATATTATAGGCAAAAAATTGTTAAAAACTGAAGAGAAATATTATTTGGCAGATCAGGGATTTCATCATGCTTTAGTTGATAATAATAGTGATTGGTTAGGTAGGATATTGGAAAATGTTGTTTATAATGAGTTGATTCGGAGAGGTTATTCTGTAAAAATTGGTAAAATTAAAAATAAAGAAATAGATTTTGTTTGTGAAAAACAGGATAATAAGATTTATGTTCAGGTAGCTTATCTCTTATCAACACCAGAAACAATTGAAAGAGAATTTTCTCCTTTATTTGATGTTCCAGATAAATATAGAGCATATGTTTTAAGTATGGATGAAGTTAACTTATCTGAAGGTGGGATTATTCACGAAAATATCATTGATTTCTTATTGGATTATGAAATTTAA